One Luteibacter sp. 9135 DNA segment encodes these proteins:
- the amaB gene encoding L-piperidine-6-carboxylate dehydrogenase has product MSSKILAALGLNATESGTYLGRGEWASATDAGTLTPVNPATGEAIATVHATGAADYETIVQRAQEAFTVWRTTPAPRRGEAVRLCGEALRRHKDALGSLVALEMGKIKPEGDGEVQEMIDIADFAVGQSRMLYGYTMHSERPGHRMYEQWHPVGLVGIVSAFNFPVAVWAWNAFLAAICGDICIWKPSPKTPLSAIATMKICNEALREAGFPDIFFLFNDAGTDLAQAFVDDKRIPLISFTGSTKVGRSVGERVAKRMGRSLLELGGNNAIILDKTADLKLAIPAIVFGAVGTAGQRCTSTRRVLVHRSIHDQVVDTLVKAYGQVEQKIGDPTLATTLMGPLNSPEAVQAFVDAVARAQAAGGTVRTGGKALTDRKGNFVLPTIVTGLSNTDEVVQTETFAPILYVMPFDTLDDAIVQQNAVPQGLSSAIFTQDLKAAEHYLSAAGSDCGIANVNIGTSGAEIGGAFGGEKETGGGRESGSDAWKVYMRRQTNTINYSDSLPLAQGIKFEF; this is encoded by the coding sequence ATGTCCTCGAAGATCCTCGCCGCGCTCGGTCTCAATGCCACCGAATCGGGCACCTACCTCGGCCGCGGGGAGTGGGCGTCCGCTACCGACGCCGGCACCCTGACGCCGGTCAACCCTGCCACGGGCGAGGCGATCGCCACGGTGCACGCCACCGGCGCGGCCGACTACGAGACCATCGTCCAGCGGGCCCAGGAGGCCTTCACGGTGTGGCGCACCACCCCGGCGCCCCGCCGCGGCGAGGCGGTGCGCCTGTGCGGCGAGGCGCTGCGTCGGCACAAGGACGCCCTTGGCTCGCTGGTCGCCCTGGAAATGGGCAAGATCAAGCCCGAGGGCGATGGCGAAGTGCAGGAGATGATCGACATCGCCGATTTCGCGGTCGGCCAGAGCCGCATGCTGTACGGCTACACCATGCACTCGGAGCGCCCCGGGCACCGCATGTATGAACAGTGGCACCCGGTGGGCCTGGTCGGCATCGTCAGCGCCTTCAACTTCCCGGTGGCCGTGTGGGCGTGGAACGCCTTCCTTGCCGCCATCTGCGGCGACATCTGCATCTGGAAGCCCTCGCCCAAGACCCCGCTCTCGGCCATCGCCACGATGAAGATCTGCAACGAGGCGCTGCGCGAAGCGGGCTTCCCGGATATCTTCTTCCTGTTCAACGATGCCGGTACCGACCTCGCCCAGGCCTTCGTCGACGACAAGCGCATCCCGCTGATCAGCTTCACCGGCTCGACCAAGGTGGGTCGCTCCGTCGGCGAGCGCGTCGCGAAGCGCATGGGCCGCAGCCTGCTGGAGCTGGGCGGCAACAATGCCATCATCCTGGACAAGACCGCCGACCTGAAGCTGGCCATCCCGGCGATCGTGTTCGGTGCCGTGGGCACGGCGGGCCAGCGCTGCACCAGTACGCGCCGCGTCCTCGTGCACCGTTCCATCCACGACCAGGTGGTGGACACGCTGGTCAAGGCCTACGGCCAGGTGGAGCAGAAGATCGGCGACCCCACGCTGGCCACCACGCTGATGGGCCCGCTGAACAGCCCGGAAGCCGTGCAGGCCTTCGTCGACGCCGTGGCCCGCGCCCAGGCGGCCGGTGGCACCGTGCGCACGGGCGGCAAGGCCCTGACCGACCGCAAGGGCAACTTCGTCCTGCCGACCATCGTCACCGGCCTGAGCAACACCGATGAAGTGGTCCAGACCGAGACCTTCGCACCGATCCTCTACGTGATGCCGTTCGACACCCTGGACGATGCCATCGTGCAGCAGAACGCCGTACCGCAAGGCCTGTCGTCGGCCATCTTCACGCAGGACCTGAAGGCCGCCGAGCATTATCTGTCGGCCGCCGGCTCGGACTGCGGCATCGCCAACGTGAATATCGGCACCTCGGGCGCGGAAATCGGCGGCGCCTTCGGCGGCGAGAAGGAAACCGGCGGTGGCCGCGAGTCCGGTTCGGATGCCTGGAAGGTGTACATGCGCCGCCAGACCAACACCATCAACTACTCCGACTCGCTGCCGCTGGCGCAGGGCATCAAGTTCGAGTTCTGA
- a CDS encoding thiamine pyrophosphate-dependent enzyme, protein MSVPHPIAARHKGFNRAEIVDQNFVEFVQFWQGDVSCAPHDDEPVLPGSALDARGFRELLESQLISRHLDLMARVLRVQNKVFYTIGSSGHEGNAMVARLTRHTDPAFLHYRSGGFMAERFRKLPGMDPVMDSALSFAASQDDPASGGRHKVWGSKPLWVLPQTSTIASHLPKALGTAIAIEQARRIGHALPIPQDSIAICSFGDASSNHATAQTAFNAAAWTAYQKLPAPVLFVCEDNGIGISVKTPGGWVANNFRHRADLDYFHADGLDLAGGYADVQRAVEHCRRTRRPTFLHLTTTRVMGHAGTDFEIEWRAIEELVALEATDPLLRSAAIALASGLYTKDDLLNLYNATRHRCFEAAEDADRRPRITSLAEVMAPLAPYTPDAVHAEAERSAHAAERERVFGGADRLPERQPPKHMAVQIGQALHDLMAKYPESLLFGEDVAQKGGVYTVTKGLHKAFRNTRVFNTLLDETMILGLAQGYANMGMLPLPEIQYLAYFHNACDQIRGEAASLQFFSNDQYRNPMLMRVASLGYQRGFGGHFHNDNSITALRDIPGLVVGCPSRGDDAATMLRTLAALAKVDGRVTAFLEPIALYMTKDLHEAGDGQWQFGYPAPGEAMPLGEGRVYGEDATDLVVFTFGNGVPMSLRAARRIQAAHGWKVRVVDLRWLVPLNDAFIAAQAAGAKRILVVDEGRKSAGVGEGVITAIVEAGLGHLPLRRVVGADTFTPLAGAAFLVLPGDDDIVAAADVLAGG, encoded by the coding sequence ATGTCCGTTCCGCACCCGATCGCCGCCCGCCACAAGGGCTTCAACCGCGCCGAAATCGTCGACCAGAATTTCGTCGAGTTCGTGCAGTTCTGGCAGGGCGACGTATCCTGCGCGCCGCACGACGATGAGCCGGTCCTGCCGGGCAGTGCGCTGGACGCGCGCGGTTTTCGCGAGCTGCTGGAATCGCAGCTGATCAGCCGGCACCTGGACCTGATGGCACGCGTGCTGCGCGTGCAGAACAAGGTGTTCTACACCATCGGGTCGTCCGGCCACGAAGGCAACGCCATGGTGGCGCGCCTCACGCGACACACCGATCCGGCGTTCCTGCATTACCGTAGCGGCGGCTTCATGGCCGAGCGCTTCCGCAAGTTGCCCGGCATGGACCCGGTGATGGATTCGGCGCTGTCCTTCGCCGCCAGCCAGGACGATCCCGCTTCCGGTGGCCGGCACAAGGTATGGGGTAGCAAGCCGCTGTGGGTACTGCCGCAGACCTCGACGATCGCCTCCCACCTGCCCAAGGCGCTGGGCACCGCCATCGCGATCGAGCAGGCACGGCGCATCGGCCATGCGCTGCCGATCCCGCAGGACTCCATCGCCATCTGTTCGTTCGGCGATGCCTCGTCCAACCACGCCACTGCGCAGACCGCCTTCAACGCGGCAGCGTGGACGGCCTACCAGAAGCTGCCTGCGCCCGTGCTGTTCGTCTGCGAGGACAACGGCATCGGCATCTCGGTGAAGACCCCCGGCGGCTGGGTGGCCAACAACTTCCGCCACCGTGCGGATCTGGACTACTTCCACGCGGATGGGCTGGATCTGGCCGGCGGCTATGCCGATGTGCAGCGCGCGGTAGAGCATTGCCGGCGCACGCGCCGGCCCACCTTCCTGCATCTCACCACCACGCGGGTGATGGGCCACGCGGGCACCGACTTCGAGATCGAATGGCGGGCGATCGAGGAACTGGTCGCGCTGGAAGCCACCGATCCGCTGCTGCGCAGCGCGGCCATCGCGCTGGCGTCGGGCCTGTACACCAAGGACGACCTGCTCAACCTCTACAACGCCACGCGGCACCGCTGCTTCGAAGCGGCCGAAGACGCCGACCGCCGGCCGCGCATCACCTCGCTCGCCGAGGTGATGGCCCCGTTGGCGCCGTACACCCCCGACGCGGTGCACGCCGAGGCCGAGCGTAGCGCCCATGCCGCCGAACGCGAACGCGTCTTCGGCGGCGCGGATCGCCTGCCCGAAAGGCAGCCGCCGAAGCATATGGCCGTCCAGATCGGCCAGGCGTTGCACGACCTGATGGCCAAGTATCCGGAAAGCCTGCTGTTCGGCGAGGACGTGGCGCAGAAGGGCGGCGTGTACACCGTAACCAAGGGCCTGCACAAGGCGTTCCGCAATACGCGTGTGTTCAACACGCTGCTGGACGAAACGATGATCCTCGGCCTGGCCCAGGGTTACGCCAACATGGGCATGTTGCCGCTGCCGGAGATCCAGTACCTGGCGTATTTCCACAACGCCTGCGACCAGATCCGTGGCGAAGCGGCGTCGCTGCAGTTCTTCTCCAACGACCAGTACCGCAACCCGATGCTGATGCGCGTGGCGTCGCTGGGTTACCAGCGCGGCTTCGGCGGGCACTTCCACAACGACAACTCGATCACCGCGCTGCGTGATATCCCGGGCCTTGTGGTCGGCTGCCCGAGCCGCGGCGACGACGCTGCCACCATGTTGCGCACGCTGGCTGCGCTGGCGAAGGTGGACGGCCGGGTCACGGCGTTCCTCGAGCCGATCGCCCTGTACATGACCAAGGACCTCCACGAGGCTGGCGACGGCCAGTGGCAGTTCGGCTATCCGGCACCGGGTGAGGCGATGCCGCTGGGCGAGGGGCGTGTATACGGCGAGGATGCAACGGACCTGGTCGTGTTCACCTTCGGCAACGGCGTGCCCATGAGCCTGCGTGCCGCGCGGCGCATCCAGGCGGCGCATGGATGGAAGGTGCGCGTGGTCGATCTGCGGTGGCTGGTGCCGCTCAACGACGCCTTCATCGCCGCCCAGGCGGCCGGGGCGAAGCGCATCCTGGTCGTGGACGAGGGGCGCAAGAGCGCGGGCGTGGGCGAGGGTGTGATCACGGCGATCGTGGAAGCCGGGCTGGGTCATCTACCGCTGCGGCGTGTGGTCGGCGCCGATACCTTCACGCCGTTGGCGGGCGCGGCTTTCCTGGTATTGCCTGGTGATGACGACATCGTTGCCGCTGCGGATGTATTGGCTGGCGGTTAG
- a CDS encoding quinone-dependent dihydroorotate dehydrogenase, producing MYDLIRPLLFALDAETAHDLTLYACDVAQRSGLSRWIATPPADLPVRAFGIDFPNPVGLAAGLDKNGAHLDGLAALGFGFLEIGTVTPRPQPGNDTPRMFRLPGHEAVINRLGFNNGGIDALVRNVEKATFRGVLGINIGKNKDTPNERAVDDYLLCLELAYPLASYVTVNISSPNTQGLRDLQEEDTLRRFIGTLREAQERLASRHGARKPMLLKIAPDLSDVELDAIADVLLASGIDGVICTNTTVDRDTVAGAPHAQEAGGLSGRPLFDKATGVLRAMKARVGDRLPIIGVGGIVDGDTAAEKLAAGAALVQVYSGLVFRGPKLVAEAVTEIRRRGLPA from the coding sequence ATGTACGACCTGATTCGCCCCTTGCTGTTCGCCCTGGATGCGGAAACCGCGCACGACCTTACCCTTTACGCCTGCGATGTGGCGCAACGCAGCGGCCTGTCCCGGTGGATCGCCACGCCGCCGGCCGATCTGCCGGTAAGGGCGTTTGGTATCGACTTCCCCAATCCCGTGGGCCTGGCCGCCGGACTGGACAAGAACGGTGCCCACCTCGACGGGCTGGCCGCGCTGGGCTTCGGTTTCCTCGAGATCGGCACGGTCACGCCTCGTCCGCAACCCGGCAACGACACCCCGCGCATGTTCCGCCTGCCGGGCCACGAGGCCGTGATCAACCGGCTGGGCTTCAACAACGGCGGCATCGACGCCCTGGTGCGGAACGTGGAGAAAGCCACGTTCCGTGGGGTACTCGGCATCAACATCGGCAAGAACAAGGACACCCCCAACGAGCGCGCCGTCGACGATTACCTGCTCTGCCTGGAGCTGGCCTATCCCCTGGCCAGCTACGTCACGGTGAACATCTCCTCGCCGAACACCCAGGGCCTGCGCGACCTGCAGGAAGAGGACACGCTGCGCCGCTTCATCGGCACGCTGCGCGAGGCGCAGGAACGCCTGGCGTCCCGGCACGGTGCACGTAAGCCGATGCTGCTGAAGATCGCGCCGGACCTGTCGGACGTCGAACTGGACGCCATCGCCGACGTGCTGCTGGCCTCGGGTATCGACGGCGTGATCTGCACCAATACCACCGTGGATCGCGACACCGTGGCGGGTGCGCCGCATGCGCAGGAAGCGGGTGGCCTTTCCGGCCGCCCCTTGTTCGACAAAGCCACCGGGGTATTGCGCGCCATGAAGGCACGGGTGGGCGATCGCCTGCCGATCATCGGCGTCGGCGGCATCGTCGACGGTGACACGGCGGCGGAAAAACTTGCCGCGGGCGCCGCGCTGGTCCAGGTGTATTCCGGGCTGGTGTTCCGCGGACCGAAGCTGGTGGCCGAGGCCGTGACCGAAATCCGTCGCCGGGGCCTGCCTGCATGA
- the murB gene encoding UDP-N-acetylmuramate dehydrogenase: MNNEPVDMGGFQLTSDAAMGRRNTLRVDARARLLAEVHDVTRLPEVLAYPAIAGGKVLVLGEGSNLLIRGDIDATVLAIANRGVETFQRDDHVLVRVAAGERWDDFVRWSLGQGLAGLENLILIPGTVGASPIQNIGAYGVEVAEFIDTVEAWDTQQAEFVILDKAACAFSYRHSTFKQQAGRWIVVAVTFRLPRERPLSLDYAGIAEEMEAMGVQRPTPYHVAEAVIRLRSRKLPDPAVIGNAGSFFKNPIVGAVQADAMALAHPGLPAWPHAGGTAKLSAGWLIEAAGFKGARDGDAGMSNRHALVLVNHGKATGPQLWAFAQKVIAGVEAMFGITLEPEPQVV, encoded by the coding sequence ATGAACAACGAACCGGTCGACATGGGCGGATTCCAGCTCACCAGCGATGCCGCCATGGGCCGCCGCAACACGCTGCGCGTGGATGCGCGCGCGCGGTTGCTGGCCGAGGTGCACGACGTGACACGGCTGCCCGAGGTACTGGCCTACCCCGCCATCGCGGGCGGCAAGGTGCTGGTGCTCGGCGAAGGCAGCAACCTGCTGATCCGCGGCGACATCGACGCCACGGTACTGGCGATTGCCAACCGCGGTGTCGAGACCTTCCAGCGCGACGACCACGTGCTGGTCCGCGTGGCCGCCGGGGAGCGCTGGGACGACTTCGTCCGCTGGTCGCTGGGCCAGGGCCTGGCCGGTCTGGAAAACCTGATCCTCATTCCCGGCACCGTGGGCGCCTCCCCTATCCAGAACATCGGCGCGTATGGCGTGGAAGTGGCGGAATTCATCGATACGGTGGAAGCCTGGGACACGCAGCAGGCCGAGTTCGTGATCCTGGACAAGGCCGCCTGCGCGTTCTCCTATCGCCACTCGACCTTCAAGCAGCAGGCCGGTCGCTGGATCGTCGTGGCGGTGACCTTCCGCCTGCCGCGCGAGCGGCCGTTGTCGCTGGACTACGCCGGCATCGCCGAGGAAATGGAAGCAATGGGCGTGCAGCGCCCGACGCCCTATCACGTGGCCGAGGCCGTGATCCGCCTACGCTCGCGCAAGCTGCCGGACCCCGCGGTGATCGGCAACGCCGGCAGTTTCTTCAAGAACCCCATCGTCGGCGCCGTGCAGGCCGATGCCATGGCGCTAGCGCATCCTGGCCTGCCCGCCTGGCCGCATGCCGGCGGCACGGCCAAGCTGTCCGCCGGATGGCTGATCGAAGCCGCGGGATTCAAGGGCGCGCGCGACGGCGATGCCGGCATGTCGAACCGGCATGCCCTGGTGCTGGTCAACCACGGCAAAGCCACCGGTCCGCAGCTGTGGGCATTCGCGCAGAAAGTGATCGCCGGCGTGGAAGCCATGTTCGGCATCACCCTTGAACCCGAGCCGCAGGTGGTCTGA
- the ppk1 gene encoding polyphosphate kinase 1, whose protein sequence is MTPPTETPAAPKPTAARLTPVPEMPEIDLGDSSLYIHRELSQLQFNIRVLDQALDESKPLIERLKFLLIFSSNMDEFFEIRVAGLKQQIAFDHEVIGADGIPPRRVLAEIAEVAHRQIDRQYRILNDHILPALALEGIRIVRRNQWSHKQKLWIRRYFRHEVAPLVTPIGLDPTHPFPRLVNKSLNFIVQLEGTDAFGRDSGLAIVPAPRILPRLIRMPADICEDGDNYVLLSSIIHAHADDLFPGMRVLGSYQFRLTRNADLTIDPEDVEDLARTLRGELFSRRYGDAVRLEVADNCPKPLVDYLLKQFALEADSLYEVNGPVNLARLFEMTLQPQYAPLQFPTFVPALPKVLADAEDMFSVIGKQDVLLYHPFESFSPVVDFLRQAAKDPQVLTIKQTLYRSGANSEIVDALVEAARSGKEVTAVVELRARFDEESNLSLASRLQQAGAVVTYGVVGVKTHAKLMLVQRRENGKLVSYAHLGTGNYHSGNARLYTDYSLLTSDVALCDDVHRLFRLLTGMGKALKMKRMLYAPFTLKKGLLDLIAREALHAATGKKAELVFKLNAVTDPKLIRALYRASQAGVKVELIVRGMCCLRPGIPGVSQNIRVRSVVGRFLEHSRVYWFHNDGEPDLFLASADLMERNLDRRVETCFPIEGKKLRQRVRRELELYLTDNHSAWIQQADGGYSLLQPATGQPVRDAQTQLLERFGGLAAPATKQTFT, encoded by the coding sequence ATGACGCCACCCACCGAGACGCCGGCCGCGCCGAAGCCTACCGCTGCCAGGCTCACGCCCGTTCCCGAGATGCCGGAGATCGACCTCGGCGACAGTAGTCTCTACATCCATCGTGAGCTGTCCCAGCTGCAGTTCAACATCCGGGTGCTCGATCAGGCATTGGACGAATCCAAGCCGCTCATCGAGCGGCTCAAGTTCCTGCTGATTTTCTCGTCCAACATGGACGAGTTCTTCGAGATCCGCGTGGCCGGACTCAAGCAACAGATCGCCTTCGACCACGAAGTGATCGGGGCCGACGGTATTCCGCCGCGGCGCGTGCTGGCCGAGATCGCCGAGGTGGCGCACCGGCAGATCGACCGCCAGTACCGGATACTCAACGACCACATCCTCCCGGCGCTGGCGCTGGAGGGCATCCGCATCGTCCGGCGCAACCAGTGGTCTCACAAGCAGAAACTGTGGATACGCCGGTATTTCCGCCACGAGGTGGCGCCGCTGGTCACGCCCATCGGACTCGACCCCACGCATCCGTTCCCGCGGCTGGTCAACAAGAGCCTCAACTTCATCGTCCAACTGGAGGGCACCGACGCCTTCGGCCGCGACTCGGGCCTGGCTATCGTCCCGGCACCGCGCATCCTGCCACGGCTCATCCGCATGCCGGCCGACATCTGCGAGGACGGCGACAACTACGTGCTGCTGTCGTCGATCATCCACGCGCATGCGGACGACCTGTTCCCGGGCATGCGCGTGCTGGGCTCCTATCAGTTCCGGCTTACCCGCAACGCCGACCTGACCATCGACCCCGAAGACGTCGAAGACCTTGCGCGCACCCTGCGCGGCGAACTCTTCTCGCGCCGTTACGGCGACGCGGTTCGCCTGGAAGTGGCGGACAACTGCCCCAAGCCACTGGTGGATTACCTGCTGAAGCAGTTCGCGCTGGAAGCCGACTCGCTCTACGAGGTAAACGGCCCGGTCAACCTGGCCCGCCTGTTCGAGATGACCCTGCAACCGCAGTACGCGCCGCTGCAATTTCCCACCTTCGTGCCCGCCCTGCCCAAGGTGCTGGCCGATGCCGAAGACATGTTCTCCGTGATCGGCAAGCAGGACGTGCTGCTCTACCACCCGTTCGAGTCCTTCTCCCCCGTGGTGGACTTCCTGCGCCAGGCCGCCAAGGATCCGCAGGTCCTCACCATCAAGCAGACGCTGTACCGCAGCGGCGCCAATTCCGAGATCGTCGATGCGCTGGTGGAAGCCGCGCGCTCGGGCAAGGAAGTCACCGCCGTGGTCGAGCTGCGCGCGCGCTTCGACGAGGAATCCAACCTCAGCCTGGCCTCGCGCCTGCAGCAGGCCGGCGCCGTGGTCACCTATGGCGTGGTCGGCGTGAAAACCCACGCCAAGCTGATGCTGGTGCAACGTCGCGAGAACGGCAAGCTGGTCAGCTATGCCCATCTGGGCACCGGCAACTACCACTCCGGCAACGCGCGCCTGTATACCGACTACAGCCTGCTCACCTCGGACGTGGCGCTGTGCGACGACGTCCACCGCCTGTTCCGCCTGCTCACCGGCATGGGCAAGGCGCTGAAGATGAAGCGCATGCTCTACGCACCATTCACGCTGAAGAAGGGCCTGCTCGACCTCATCGCGCGCGAAGCCCTGCACGCCGCCACGGGCAAGAAGGCGGAACTGGTCTTCAAGCTCAATGCCGTCACCGACCCGAAACTGATCCGCGCCCTGTACCGGGCCAGCCAGGCGGGAGTGAAGGTGGAACTGATCGTGCGCGGCATGTGCTGCCTGCGGCCAGGCATCCCGGGGGTCTCGCAGAACATCCGCGTGCGCTCGGTGGTGGGCAGGTTCCTCGAGCACAGCCGGGTCTACTGGTTCCACAACGACGGCGAGCCCGACCTGTTCCTTGCCAGCGCCGACCTGATGGAGCGCAACCTCGACCGCCGCGTGGAAACCTGCTTCCCCATCGAGGGCAAGAAACTGCGCCAGCGCGTTCGCCGGGAACTCGAGCTCTACCTGACCGACAACCACTCCGCCTGGATACAGCAGGCCGACGGCGGCTATTCCCTGCTGCAGCCCGCCACCGGCCAGCCGGTACGGGACGCGCAGACGCAGTTGCTGGAGCGCTTCGGTGGCCTGGCCGCACCGGCCACGAAGCAGACATTCACCTGA
- a CDS encoding class I SAM-dependent methyltransferase yields MTDLRSTERFSDRVADYVRYRPDYPQALVGWLHGLGVDADWTVADIGAGTGISSRLFLDAGHRVTGVEPNAPMRDAARQWLAGAEGFRAHDGTAEATGLPDASVDLVIAGQAFHWFDPVAVRREFARLLTPRGLVAIFWNTRRLVGTPFLEGYERLLHQYGIDYVSVAERYADDDTMARWFGHGYRGMASFPHTQRLDYAQLLGRTLSSSYMPMAGHPNHEPLLVALRALFDATQSGGTIAFDYDTRIFAGHPDT; encoded by the coding sequence ATGACCGACCTTCGCTCCACGGAACGTTTTTCCGATCGCGTGGCGGACTATGTCCGCTACCGGCCGGATTACCCGCAAGCCCTGGTCGGCTGGCTCCATGGGCTGGGCGTGGATGCCGACTGGACGGTGGCCGATATCGGCGCCGGCACCGGTATCTCGTCAAGGCTGTTCCTCGATGCCGGCCACCGCGTGACCGGCGTCGAGCCGAACGCACCGATGCGCGACGCGGCACGGCAGTGGCTGGCGGGCGCGGAAGGCTTCCGGGCCCATGACGGCACCGCGGAGGCCACCGGCTTGCCGGACGCCTCGGTGGACCTAGTGATTGCCGGCCAGGCGTTCCACTGGTTCGATCCCGTGGCGGTGCGCCGCGAGTTCGCGCGACTGCTCACGCCGCGTGGCCTCGTCGCCATCTTCTGGAACACGCGCCGGCTGGTCGGCACGCCCTTCCTCGAAGGCTACGAGCGCCTGTTGCACCAGTACGGCATCGACTATGTCAGCGTGGCCGAGCGTTACGCCGACGACGACACCATGGCCCGCTGGTTCGGGCACGGTTACCGCGGCATGGCATCGTTCCCGCATACGCAGCGACTCGACTACGCGCAACTGCTGGGCCGTACGCTGTCATCCTCCTACATGCCGATGGCCGGCCACCCGAACCACGAACCGCTGCTGGTCGCGCTACGCGCACTGTTCGACGCCACGCAGTCGGGCGGTACCATCGCCTTCGATTACGACACCCGCATCTTCGCGGGTCATCCGGACACCTGA
- a CDS encoding sensor domain-containing diguanylate cyclase → MGSRDAQQRWLHRLLQAASTCLLFLTMAAPAATLTGNWRDAHPGDVPANVLEEAYTRPLTSFDPARMQVFPSAADGTWVILRQLPPWTPGDRVVSINTPGLGAVSLYDEHGRVATTSLEDFSPVVHGHGRLMFNLPASIPASRPILLKFEPTGMPPGAITVSTRSWPDYLREDSGWVAFATACFAVILTMALMATCFAVILRDMTFGWYAAYLVCYVLIQSVKTGYIFHPLEFESLAGMGDTLAAAATALSVSFSALFLLRFAKIDDYAPLLKMPVLALSVGMPLLVVLRATGVGVLVQTAALLLQPLLLIGASLLLVAGAMAAARGSRHAWFFLVGWTPLLVLTALCGAQEQGMLAGAPWLPDAAIAFGAFEAIVLSIGLSDRALTIRHDRDRARQLADSDPLTGVHNRRAWTDAALERLDQGMARPIALLFLDLDHFKELNDRYGHAAGDRALVAVSAALRDELRPSDLLGRFGGEEFVALLQGVDRDNAMQVSTRLCRRITRLDVHLGDDCEPLTVSIGVALRTPADTLQSLIERADAAMYAAKLAGRNRVVCSGPAGPTLVRREAKLAR, encoded by the coding sequence ATGGGTTCGAGGGACGCACAGCAACGTTGGCTCCATCGCCTGCTCCAGGCGGCCAGCACCTGCCTGCTGTTCCTCACCATGGCCGCGCCGGCCGCCACGCTCACCGGCAACTGGCGCGACGCCCACCCCGGTGACGTGCCCGCCAACGTGCTCGAAGAAGCGTACACCCGCCCCCTGACGTCGTTCGATCCGGCGCGCATGCAGGTCTTTCCCAGTGCAGCCGACGGAACCTGGGTGATCCTGCGGCAGCTGCCGCCATGGACCCCCGGCGATCGGGTGGTCAGCATCAACACGCCGGGCCTGGGCGCCGTCTCGCTGTACGACGAGCACGGCCGGGTGGCCACCACCTCGCTGGAGGATTTCAGTCCCGTGGTGCACGGTCACGGGCGCCTGATGTTCAACCTGCCGGCTTCGATACCGGCCTCCCGGCCCATCCTGCTCAAGTTCGAACCGACCGGCATGCCGCCCGGCGCGATCACCGTGTCGACCCGTTCGTGGCCCGACTACCTGCGTGAGGACAGCGGCTGGGTGGCCTTCGCCACGGCATGCTTCGCCGTCATCCTGACCATGGCACTGATGGCCACGTGTTTCGCGGTCATCCTGCGCGACATGACGTTCGGCTGGTACGCCGCCTACCTGGTCTGCTACGTGCTGATCCAGAGCGTGAAGACGGGCTACATCTTCCACCCGCTGGAGTTCGAGTCGCTGGCGGGCATGGGTGACACCCTGGCCGCCGCGGCCACGGCGTTGTCGGTGTCGTTCTCGGCCCTGTTCCTGCTGCGCTTCGCGAAGATCGACGACTACGCCCCGCTGCTGAAGATGCCGGTGCTGGCACTGTCCGTGGGCATGCCGCTGCTGGTAGTACTGCGGGCCACCGGCGTCGGCGTCCTGGTGCAGACAGCGGCGCTGCTGCTGCAGCCGCTGCTGCTGATCGGCGCGTCGCTGTTGCTGGTCGCCGGCGCGATGGCCGCCGCCCGCGGCTCGCGGCATGCGTGGTTCTTCCTCGTCGGCTGGACACCGTTGCTCGTGCTGACCGCCCTGTGCGGCGCGCAGGAGCAAGGCATGCTGGCGGGTGCGCCCTGGCTGCCGGACGCGGCGATCGCTTTCGGTGCGTTCGAGGCCATCGTCCTGTCGATCGGCCTGTCCGATCGTGCCCTGACCATCCGGCACGACCGCGACCGCGCGCGCCAGCTGGCAGACAGCGACCCGCTGACTGGCGTGCACAATCGTCGCGCATGGACGGACGCCGCGCTGGAACGGCTCGACCAGGGCATGGCGCGTCCCATCGCCCTGCTCTTCCTCGACCTGGATCACTTCAAGGAACTCAACGATCGCTACGGCCATGCCGCCGGCGATCGCGCGCTGGTGGCCGTGTCGGCCGCACTGCGCGACGAGTTGCGTCCCTCGGACCTGCTGGGGCGTTTCGGCGGGGAAGAGTTCGTCGCCTTGCTGCAGGGCGTGGACCGCGACAACGCCATGCAGGTGTCGACGCGGCTGTGTCGCCGTATCACCCGTCTGGACGTCCACCTGGGTGACGACTGCGAGCCGCTCACCGTGTCCATCGGCGTGGCGCTGCGCACGCCGGCGGATACGTTGCAGTCATTGATCGAGCGTGCGGATGCCGCGATGTACGCGGCAAAGCTGGCGGGCCGCAACCGCGTGGTGTGTTCCGGGCCTGCCGGGCCGACGCTGGTACGGCGAGAGGCCAAGTTGGCGCGGTGA